A window of the Gemmatimonadales bacterium genome harbors these coding sequences:
- a CDS encoding methyltransferase domain-containing protein: MSGPLAAAWRRLRLELVVAYVHRRTLLTRRHAIAALNTGGGLRLHLGSGDRLRTGWVNVDIHPAADLRLDVRRAWPFADGSAGEVYAEHLFEHLAWPAETAHFLAEARRVLHGGGVLRLSVPDLARHVRAYVDGDAAFAGAFAPFLPPGAVTRADALNHHFRQDGEHLYAYDAETLAERLRAAGFADPRAVAPSREYEQAARDFESLVMTARRP, from the coding sequence GTGAGCGGCCCGCTCGCTGCGGCCTGGCGCCGGCTCCGGCTCGAGCTGGTGGTGGCCTACGTGCACCGGCGAACGCTGCTCACGCGGCGGCACGCGATCGCGGCGCTGAACACGGGCGGCGGCCTCAGGCTGCACCTCGGATCGGGCGACCGGCTGCGGACGGGCTGGGTGAACGTGGACATCCACCCGGCCGCCGACCTCCGGCTGGACGTGCGTCGCGCCTGGCCGTTCGCCGACGGATCGGCCGGGGAGGTCTACGCGGAGCACCTGTTCGAGCACCTCGCGTGGCCGGCGGAGACCGCGCACTTCCTCGCGGAGGCGCGGCGGGTGCTCCACGGCGGGGGCGTGCTGCGCCTCAGCGTCCCGGATCTCGCCCGTCACGTGCGCGCCTACGTCGACGGCGACGCCGCGTTCGCCGGCGCGTTCGCGCCGTTCCTTCCGCCGGGAGCGGTGACCCGCGCCGACGCCCTCAACCACCACTTCCGGCAGGACGGCGAGCACCTCTACGCCTACGACGCCGAGACGCTCGCCGAGCGGCTGCGCGCCGCGGGCTTCGCGGATCCGCGCGCCGTCGCCCCGTCGCGGGAGTACGAGCAGGCGGCGCGCGACTTCGAGAGCCTGGTGATGACGGCGCGGCGCCCGTGA
- a CDS encoding glycosyltransferase family 9 protein, whose amino-acid sequence MHVALIKLGALGDVVRTTSLVPGLKRLDPALELTWITDAAAVPLIGYHGDVRFVRTPDEPGAWRETQFDWVISLDDSRVACHLASLLRSLQLSGAYRAADGSLRYTPDLEEWFGMGLLRSEEDGGLAEANRRKQANARTFGQILFDGLRLAGPVERPLVQIPPAARLEADRVLMDLAAQTGTDLGGERRAKVVALNTGAGTRWKYKSWGEDDTAQLAARLHDELGAAVILTGGVEEAVRNARIVAAADRPGVLAAPLLPDLLVFTALLGRCDAVVTSDSLAMHLALSQGVSTIAFFGPTSDAEIDLFGLGEKVVTPLPCRRCYLQDCEVRPHCMQSIGVARLFDATARWLSRSRWSRPSGPSGRVSGADRAP is encoded by the coding sequence ATGCACGTCGCCCTGATCAAGCTCGGTGCCCTGGGCGACGTCGTGCGCACCACGTCGCTGGTGCCGGGGCTCAAGCGCCTCGACCCCGCGCTGGAGCTGACCTGGATCACCGACGCCGCCGCGGTCCCGCTGATCGGCTACCACGGCGACGTGCGCTTCGTGCGCACGCCGGACGAGCCCGGCGCCTGGCGCGAGACCCAGTTCGACTGGGTCATCTCGCTCGACGACAGCCGGGTGGCCTGCCACCTCGCGAGCCTGCTCAGGTCGCTGCAGCTCTCCGGCGCCTACCGCGCGGCGGACGGCAGCCTGCGCTACACGCCCGACCTCGAGGAGTGGTTCGGGATGGGGCTGCTGCGCTCCGAGGAGGACGGCGGGCTCGCCGAGGCCAACCGGCGCAAGCAGGCGAACGCGCGCACCTTCGGCCAGATCCTCTTCGACGGGCTGCGCCTGGCCGGGCCGGTCGAGCGGCCGCTGGTGCAGATCCCGCCGGCGGCGCGCCTCGAGGCGGACCGGGTCCTGATGGACCTCGCCGCGCAGACCGGCACGGACCTCGGCGGAGAGCGTCGCGCGAAGGTGGTCGCGCTCAACACCGGCGCCGGCACGCGGTGGAAGTACAAGAGCTGGGGCGAGGACGACACCGCGCAGCTGGCCGCCCGGCTGCACGACGAGCTGGGCGCCGCGGTGATCCTCACGGGCGGCGTGGAGGAGGCGGTGCGCAACGCGCGGATCGTGGCCGCCGCCGACCGGCCGGGCGTGCTGGCGGCGCCGCTCCTGCCGGACCTGCTGGTGTTCACCGCGCTGCTGGGCCGGTGCGACGCCGTGGTGACCAGCGACTCGCTCGCGATGCACCTGGCGCTGTCGCAGGGCGTGAGCACCATCGCCTTCTTCGGCCCGACCTCCGACGCCGAGATCGACCTGTTCGGCCTCGGCGAGAAGGTCGTCACGCCGCTGCCCTGTCGCCGCTGCTACCTCCAGGACTGCGAGGTGCGCCCGCACTGCATGCAGAGCATCGGCGTCGCGCGGCTGTTCGACGCGACGGCGCGCTGGCTGAGCCGGTCCCGGTGGTCGCGACCCTCCGGGCCGTCGGGGAGGGTGAGCGGCGCCGACCGGGCACCGTAG
- a CDS encoding glycosyltransferase yields MKIWVVPAVPNTPLRHRAADIALALGARHRVTILYGERQPSGLGLAGKLLWHLRQAFTTARRPLGPGVTARRLPSLPRWPAASRAWQSLWLAVFARAARAEGVVTQNTGEVRAPRLRRVRVVYDLPDDHVAGLELASRGAAAGEVRRFIARELRGAAAVTASSRVLIEVLKREFGRDALLVPNGTWVRRFRDAVALPTASLRERLALGPGPVIGFTGGLDGWLLAGLLIETWRTVRRARPTAQLLVVGGGERAGELRDAGAGVTVTGFVAPDEVPAHVALFDVGVVPFARNALTDAMLPIKVFDCAAARKPVVSTPLGAYAGEDLPFLRIAAPATGEFAAAVLASLDAGWQAAWDAAVDRYDWDRLVVPLERLLTGAPTP; encoded by the coding sequence GTGAAGATCTGGGTCGTGCCGGCCGTGCCCAACACGCCGCTGCGGCACCGGGCGGCGGACATCGCGCTCGCGCTCGGCGCGCGGCATCGCGTCACCATCCTCTACGGCGAGCGCCAGCCGTCGGGCCTCGGCCTCGCGGGCAAGCTGCTGTGGCACCTGCGCCAGGCATTCACCACCGCGCGCCGCCCGCTCGGCCCGGGCGTCACGGCCCGGCGGCTCCCCTCCCTGCCGCGCTGGCCCGCGGCCTCCCGCGCCTGGCAGTCGCTGTGGCTCGCCGTATTCGCGCGCGCCGCCCGGGCGGAGGGGGTGGTCACGCAGAACACCGGGGAGGTGCGCGCACCGCGGCTTCGGCGCGTGCGCGTGGTGTACGATCTGCCCGACGACCACGTCGCGGGCCTCGAGCTGGCCTCACGCGGCGCGGCTGCCGGCGAGGTGCGGCGGTTCATCGCACGCGAGCTGCGGGGCGCGGCTGCCGTGACCGCCTCCTCGCGCGTGCTGATCGAGGTGCTCAAGCGGGAGTTCGGCCGCGACGCCCTGCTGGTGCCCAACGGCACCTGGGTGCGCCGGTTCCGGGACGCGGTGGCGCTCCCGACCGCGTCGCTGCGCGAGCGGCTGGCGCTGGGCCCGGGGCCCGTGATCGGATTCACCGGCGGGCTCGACGGATGGCTGCTGGCCGGACTGCTGATCGAGACCTGGCGCACCGTGCGGCGCGCGCGGCCGACGGCACAGCTCCTGGTGGTGGGCGGCGGCGAGCGCGCGGGCGAGCTGAGAGACGCCGGCGCCGGCGTGACCGTCACCGGGTTCGTCGCCCCCGACGAGGTGCCGGCGCACGTCGCGCTGTTCGACGTCGGCGTGGTTCCGTTCGCGCGGAACGCGCTCACCGACGCGATGCTGCCGATCAAGGTGTTCGACTGCGCCGCCGCGCGGAAGCCGGTGGTGAGCACACCGCTCGGCGCGTACGCGGGCGAGGACCTGCCGTTCCTGCGGATCGCGGCCCCGGCGACCGGGGAGTTCGCCGCCGCGGTGCTGGCGTCGCTCGACGCCGGCTGGCAGGCCGCCTGGGACGCGGCGGTGGACCGGTACGACTGGGACCGGCTGGTCGTGCCCCTCGAGCGGCTGCTGACCGGAGCGCCCACTCCGTGA
- a CDS encoding glycosyltransferase family 4 protein codes for MRVLVLSDLYPPVSLGGYEVAAREVAEALAARGHAVWVLTGDAGAASGAAAEPRVARVLRSRMGTTPGVLGLGGEARRQAADRAAVERLLAEARPDVVFLWNTGGVSHQVLSRLMNGPVPTVIYVFGDWPLRKFVDPADLDPWAGIFAPRPEPSWRRAARRVFAGLARLRGVATEAAPLRFDHLEYGSRFMMDLLHRSGFTAAGTERLVYYGLFGDYARAADEAPAPRGAGGREILFVGRLWEAKGVHTVVEALGALRRRGESGVTLTVAGPEEQLDYVAALRRRADQLGVAAQVRWAGAVPREKLLPLYRAHDVLVFASEYDEPFGIVQLEAMAAGCVVVGTGTGGSSEILERDRNALLFRAGDAGDLADRLAFLFGNAPLRERLREGGKATVRERFLGARMVDEVEAHLAEIVRTRRRVSA; via the coding sequence ATGCGCGTCCTCGTCCTCTCGGACCTGTATCCGCCGGTGAGCCTCGGGGGCTACGAGGTCGCCGCGCGCGAGGTCGCGGAGGCGCTCGCCGCGCGCGGCCACGCGGTGTGGGTGCTCACCGGCGACGCCGGCGCGGCCAGCGGAGCCGCGGCCGAGCCGCGGGTCGCCCGCGTGCTGCGCTCGCGGATGGGCACGACGCCCGGCGTGCTCGGCCTGGGCGGCGAGGCGCGCCGGCAGGCGGCCGACCGCGCGGCGGTCGAGCGGCTGCTCGCCGAGGCGCGCCCGGACGTCGTCTTCCTCTGGAACACCGGCGGCGTGTCGCACCAGGTGTTGAGCCGCCTGATGAACGGGCCGGTGCCGACGGTGATCTACGTGTTCGGCGACTGGCCGCTCCGGAAGTTCGTGGATCCGGCCGACCTCGATCCCTGGGCGGGGATCTTCGCGCCCCGGCCCGAGCCGAGCTGGCGCCGCGCGGCGCGCCGGGTGTTCGCCGGCCTCGCGCGCCTCCGTGGCGTGGCCACGGAGGCCGCGCCGCTGCGGTTCGACCACCTCGAGTACGGCTCGCGCTTCATGATGGACCTGCTGCACCGCAGCGGCTTCACGGCCGCAGGCACGGAGCGGCTGGTCTATTACGGACTGTTCGGCGACTACGCGCGCGCCGCGGACGAGGCGCCCGCGCCGCGCGGCGCCGGCGGACGGGAGATCCTGTTCGTCGGCCGCCTGTGGGAGGCCAAGGGCGTGCACACCGTCGTCGAGGCGCTGGGCGCGTTGCGCCGGCGAGGCGAGAGCGGGGTGACGCTCACGGTGGCCGGTCCCGAAGAGCAGCTGGACTACGTCGCGGCACTGCGCCGCCGGGCGGACCAGCTGGGAGTGGCCGCCCAAGTACGGTGGGCGGGCGCCGTTCCGCGCGAGAAGCTGCTACCGCTCTACCGCGCGCATGACGTGCTGGTGTTCGCGTCGGAGTACGACGAGCCGTTTGGCATCGTCCAGCTCGAGGCGATGGCGGCGGGATGCGTGGTGGTGGGCACCGGCACGGGCGGCAGCTCGGAGATCCTCGAACGCGACCGGAATGCCCTGCTCTTCCGGGCGGGCGACGCTGGCGACCTGGCCGACCGGCTGGCGTTTCTGTTCGGAAATGCGCCGCTGCGCGAGCGGCTGCGGGAAGGCGGCAAGGCCACCGTGCGCGAGCGGTTCCTCGGCGCGCGGATGGTGGACGAGGTCGAGGCGCACCTCGCCGAGATCGTGCGGACGCGGCGGCGGGTGAGCGCGTGA
- a CDS encoding nuclear transport factor 2 family protein — MTRCIAAVTLLALAACAPKPESPEQMAARMKAESDSAKTALQAGLDRFCREWAAGRADSVAMFYAEDAVAMYPNEPAVKGRAAIQAELVKDLSYGTYQCSLTVTGVEANGPLALAWYTYVETFKPGPHAPPGMAAMFPDTGNSVTAFRKVNGQWLAFVDIGVTSRAMPAPAAKKH, encoded by the coding sequence ATGACCCGCTGCATCGCCGCGGTCACCTTGCTCGCGCTCGCCGCTTGCGCCCCGAAGCCCGAGTCCCCCGAGCAGATGGCCGCCCGTATGAAAGCCGAGTCGGACTCGGCCAAGACCGCTCTTCAGGCTGGCCTCGACCGATTCTGCCGGGAATGGGCCGCTGGCCGGGCGGACTCGGTCGCGATGTTCTACGCCGAAGACGCGGTGGCGATGTACCCCAACGAGCCTGCAGTCAAGGGCCGGGCGGCAATTCAGGCTGAGCTCGTCAAGGACCTGAGCTACGGGACGTACCAATGCTCCCTCACCGTCACTGGCGTCGAGGCGAACGGCCCGCTGGCGTTGGCGTGGTACACCTACGTAGAGACCTTCAAGCCCGGGCCGCACGCGCCCCCGGGAATGGCGGCGATGTTCCCCGACACGGGCAACTCCGTGACCGCCTTCAGGAAGGTGAACGGCCAGTGGCTGGCCTTCGTAGATATCGGCGTTACGAGCCGGGCGATGCCAGCCCCGGCTGCGAAGAAGCACTAG
- a CDS encoding glycosyltransferase family 4 protein yields MKVLALLSDNPWPPNTGSRVRNAYLWPELQRLGVEVRLLALDQGHGPIVRNHAADAGGRTEVELHTLDRERLPLRAWHALTRSYHQWPVSSSLRQRVHEFMHGWHPDVIHAEELRMAAYLPDRSHLPRSLRTMTLHNVESDLLRQTGSTAVRRGRPLVELLHRASLARFEREAVLGADLAFAYSAADLARYRQLVPGGRWAATRNGTHAAAITPAPPPTPPAVLLLGSLGYAPNVQGLYWFLDHVLPLLPRGVAVTIAGSRAPDEVRRRLARAPVRFEDSPEDVAPLYAAHALCVVPVFQGSGTRGKILEALAYERAVVTTTPGVGGLELSEGEGFVLADDAERFAAQLARLVAAPDERAALARRGRAAVLERYDWSAVAGDLLAAWSSRTAHR; encoded by the coding sequence GTGAAAGTCCTGGCGTTGCTCTCCGACAACCCGTGGCCGCCGAACACCGGCTCGCGCGTCCGCAACGCGTACCTCTGGCCGGAGCTCCAGCGCCTCGGCGTCGAGGTCAGGCTGCTCGCGCTCGACCAGGGCCACGGGCCCATCGTCCGCAACCACGCCGCCGACGCGGGCGGGCGCACCGAGGTCGAGCTGCACACGCTCGACCGCGAGCGCCTGCCGCTCCGCGCCTGGCACGCGCTGACGCGCAGCTACCACCAGTGGCCGGTCTCGAGCTCGCTCCGGCAACGGGTGCACGAGTTCATGCACGGGTGGCACCCCGACGTGATCCACGCCGAGGAGCTGCGGATGGCGGCGTACCTGCCGGACCGCAGCCACCTGCCCCGGTCGCTCCGCACGATGACCCTCCACAACGTGGAGTCGGACCTCCTGCGGCAGACCGGCTCCACGGCGGTGCGCCGCGGCCGCCCGCTGGTCGAGCTGCTGCACCGCGCTTCGCTGGCGCGGTTCGAGCGGGAAGCCGTCCTCGGCGCCGACCTGGCGTTCGCATACTCGGCGGCCGATCTCGCCCGCTACCGCCAGCTCGTGCCCGGCGGCCGCTGGGCCGCGACCCGGAACGGCACCCACGCGGCCGCGATCACGCCGGCCCCGCCGCCGACCCCGCCGGCCGTGCTGCTCCTCGGGTCGCTCGGCTACGCGCCCAACGTGCAGGGGCTGTACTGGTTCCTCGATCACGTGCTGCCGCTGCTGCCGCGCGGGGTCGCCGTCACCATCGCCGGCTCGCGCGCCCCCGACGAGGTGCGGCGCCGGCTCGCGCGCGCCCCCGTGCGCTTCGAGGATTCGCCCGAGGACGTGGCGCCGCTCTACGCGGCCCACGCGCTGTGCGTGGTGCCCGTCTTCCAGGGCAGCGGCACGCGGGGCAAGATCCTCGAGGCGCTGGCCTACGAGCGCGCCGTGGTGACCACCACGCCGGGCGTGGGCGGGCTCGAGCTGTCGGAGGGTGAGGGCTTCGTGCTGGCCGACGACGCCGAACGGTTCGCGGCGCAGCTCGCGCGGCTCGTCGCGGCGCCGGACGAGCGAGCGGCGCTCGCGCGGCGCGGGCGCGCGGCGGTGCTCGAGCGTTACGACTGGTCCGCCGTGGCCGGGGACCTCCTGGCGGCCTGGTCGTCCCGGACGGCGCACCGCTGA